CATGAACGGCGTCGGGATGTCGTTGTTCGCGTCGTCTATGCTCGCCGTCGTCGAGTCACGCCGCCCGAGGAGCACGTCGTACGAGGTTCCTCCCAGCTGGAAACGGCCATACAGTACGCgcacagacaaaaaaaaaactttgggtCACATCATACTGTCAGTGTCACTTCGGAGTGAAGATTTAATTTGGTTTAAAGGGTTGTGCAAGTTGCCTGGAGAAGAAGATTTTGGTTAGTGCTTTATGCTATTGCTTACGTATCACAGGGTTAACTAGTGCGGTTTCGTGACTTTTGTAGGCATTGATTTGATCGAGCCGTGAGCGTGAGTGGATAAGTACGTCCAGGTGAACTGAACTTACAGCGACAATGGAATCGCGAGCGGCCACAGCCAAGATATCGGCGCAGGAGACGATGTTCCCCAAGCATATCGTGTTCACCGCCGACTTGATGGTGTCGATGACCTCGTAGCCTCTCACGGAGTTGTTGTTGGGCTTGGCCGTCTTCTCGCCGACCATGTCATCGGTGTCGTCCAGCAGGATGGAGCCGTCGCAGCCCTGCAACATATGGGTTACAGTTACATGGCTGGCTTGCATGGCGCCGGCGGCGTGGCTTAATCAGCTAGGTAGAAGAAACTTACATTGATGAAGCAGTCGTGGAAGTGGAGGCGGACCAGCGACGCCCCCATCCTGGGCTCACTCACGATGGCGGCGCCGACGAGGACCTTGATGGTGGTCAGCGCGAGCGGGCACGTCTCGCTGTAGTAGTCCGCGGTGAGCTCTGCCCTGAGCCCGAGAGCCGCCGCCATGAGGGTGAGGTAGACAGCAAGCACGCCCATTCGCGACGAAGCTGCCATCGATTAGCTGTTCTAGTACTGGTCGGTGGATCAAATTCAGGTGCAGTGAATTTGGGgtgtggtgatgatggtgttgccgGGACGATGGAGGAGGCGTGTGCTTATATAGGATAGGAAATGTGAACTTGTGAAGTGTGTAGGAGGTGATGACAGGTAGAACAGCTAAGTTCACTAGTCTATCTACCTGTCATCACCATGTATTGTGTATATGATCGAGCTAGCATAGCCAGGCGACCAACCGATGCTTGTATAGTGGTTGATAGACCTAATGCATGTAGATCTAGGCTTTATTCTCGGCGTGTGCGAGGGGCTTGCAATTGTCGACCGAGAGCAGTTTCTTGTTCGTTTCACCAATGACCAATCCATGCATCCGTGTATCTGCaggcttgtgttaaattttcccGGAATTAATTGATTTATCCGTGGATTTATTTATGCATGCATCTTAGTTGATTTGGTTTAGTTTTGGCACATTTACCCTCCGTTCATGTTGTAGAGACCTAGTAGTATCAGTCACACTGTTTCAAAACAAAACTCATTTTCTGACGCACAGCGAGCAAGCGTATATATATCTTCGGGCCGGCGTCTTTCTGAAGAGTCAAAacaaaatatcatcatcagattATTAATCCAATGAGTTGGTTAGCGCAACGTTTCGTGCTCAAGCTTGTTGCTCACCGACTCACTTCACTTACTGTCTACATGTGTGCTCGTCATCTAGCTATCAGATCCTCTTTCTGTCATAGTAGCCTGTTAGCTAACACGAAAAGAAACCATCCAAACACCATTATTTATAACCGTCTCGCTCGAACAGCTGTATAAGTGTATAGAGAATAATTGTATCAGGTCCGTTAGTTATCCTGATCTTCGCTTTAAGCAGGGTTGGTGAAAAGATATGATTAGAAAGAAAACTGATTTCTTCGATTCTCCTGTCCTCGTGCCCTCATCTAtattatactccctctgtccctggtATAAATGGGTATACAGCCCGAGCCCGTCGGCCTGGCCCGAAGCACGCCTTTTTGGGCTGGCACAAGCACGGCCTGACTCGATGCTGGACGGACCCGGGCTGGCACTGCCCGAAGGAGCAGACcatgcctgggccttaccctagGCACGACATGCCGCCACGCCACGGCCCGGTGCATAGCGCATGGCCCGGTGGTGGCCCCGCCTACTAAGACTAAGAGCCCCACACGGCCACGCCCCCACCCACGAACCCTAACTcccttccccttctcctcccCCCTACGCACGCGCACCCCCCTCCCCAGGCTGCACTGTGCGCCTGCACTGCGGTTCGCGGACACCCCCTCCCTTCCCTCGTGTCGCGGCGTCGGGCGAGGCCGCGAGGCGAGCGCGAACGCGGgacgccccctccccttccctcgcaCAGTACGACAGCCGAGCCGAGCGTCTCCTCCCTCTCCTCGCGCGACCTCCTCGCTCGTAGCACCGATGGCCGACGGCCAAGCGCGGATGCCGACGCCCTTCCCTTTCGTCGAGCGACGCCGCTGGAGCAAGCGCGTGGGCCCTGAGCTCCGTCCCGACGCCAGATCCGGTGTCAAGGGCCCAAGGGCTAGCTCGCCGCCGGCCACTGGCATCTTCGGCTACTCGCGCTTCCTCCCCTTCATGGCTCCCCCTCTCTCTGGCTACTCACACAGTGCCTCGTGGGCCTCTGGCCCGGCACGGTGGACTGGTCATGCTTCTCGGGGCGGCCTTGCCCGAAAAACGGCCGAGCAGGCTGTGCCTGGGCCATCGGTCAAGTACAACGCCCGGCTCAGCATGGCCCGGgtggcacggcgtgccgtgcagGTCCGCCCCCCTTCGGGTCGTGCCAGGCCGGCCCGTTGCCCATATATAGTCCCCGGATAAATATATTTTTAGAGTTGTTTTTTTAAACTTTAACCGATTTTATAGAAAAAAACTtttaagatttatgacatcaaaataGTAGTCCCTCGGTCTCCCAAATAAGTCAATTTCTAGAATCCATggaagtcaaactattttaagttgGGCTAACTATATCGAAAGGACTAACAACATCTGTGGCACAAAATGAgcatattataaaaaaaatattctatgatatatttaatgatactaatttgatgtcataaattctAATGATAGATCTCATCGCAAATAATATAGTGGCGCAAACAAAACTTAAAACGAAGGACGTGTACACGACAGTTAtcgcttttttttaaaaaagaaaacaaaataaaaaacaacCCACTTCCATCTCTCATGGGCTGCAGCACGACTAAAAAAAGAATGACTAAGCAGGCCAGCCCACCTGCACGGCCATAACACAGGAACTCTGTACTCACATGCGTTAGGCGGTCTAGTCCACATGCGGGCGGAAGGCCGTTACTGCAGATGGGCCTGAAAAATATGACTCCCGCTGCCATCCCAGGCCCATCTGGCATCTCAGCCAATCACAGCGGGCGGACGAGCTGGAGAAGATGTTGGACGTCGACCTCTGGGTCAGGGCTACGTTCCAGAAGAGGAGCAGGCCGCCCGGCGAGCCCGCAAGGCTAGGCTTTGTGAGGGGCCCGTGGGCTGCCCCGCCACCGAGACACCGATGACGCCGTATGTAATGACTATGTAAGTGGCTAAGTGCGTATTCGCACGTGAATTCAGTATTTGTGGTCTGGCTAATTTACCATCGTGACTTCGTCGGTAACGGTACACCGTTTGGTGGTCCATCGGCCTGAATCCCTAGCCTAGACCTTTAATTCGTCACCATCGTCGACCACCAATCCACCATAAACGTTCAGTA
Above is a window of Miscanthus floridulus cultivar M001 unplaced genomic scaffold, ASM1932011v1 fs_738_1_2, whole genome shotgun sequence DNA encoding:
- the LOC136532916 gene encoding cationic peroxidase 1-like; translated protein: MAASSRMGVLAVYLTLMAAALGLRAELTADYYSETCPLALTTIKVLVGAAIVSEPRMGASLVRLHFHDCFINGCDGSILLDDTDDMVGEKTAKPNNNSVRGYEVIDTIKSAVNTICLGNIVSCADILAVAARDSIVALGGTSYDVLLGRRDSTTASIDDANNDIPTPFMDLPALQASFESHGLSLHDLVVLSGGHTLGYARCLFFRGRLYNETGTLDPTYAASLDERCPLSGDDDVLTALDDTPTTVDTDYYQGLVQGRALLHTDQQLYQGGGDAGDLVKYYAENPTKFWEDFGAAMVKLGNLSPLTGDQGEVRENCRVVNQA